The genomic segment GGAGCACCGTTTGGGACGGTGACGCTTCTTGCCTCCGCGCAGAGTCACCCGTCAAGATGGTGATGTGAACCTTGACCATGTCTTCGTATGCGGACACCCGGCCCTCGACTTCGCGGCCACCCTCCGGGCCCGGCGCTCGACCCGGTTCGAGATGTTCGTGACGCCGGACCGGTTGAACGCCTGGTACCTGGAGTCCGGGTTGGTGGACACGATCACTGCCGGCAAGGAAGACGACGTCCAGGAGGCCACAGCCGTCCGCGAAGCCATCTACCGGCTCGTCACCGACCGCCGCCTCGGCGAGGAGTACGACGAGGCGGCCCTCGACCTGGTCAACACCGCCGCACGCAAGACTCCCGTCACCCCCCAGCTCACCGCAAACGGGCGCCTCAACGAGGCGACGCCCGAGCAGGCCCTGGCGACCGTCGCCCGCCAGGCGGTGGAACTCCTCAGTGGTCCGGACGTGCCGTTGATGAAGGAGTGCGGCAACCCCGAGTGCACACGCGTCTATATCGACCGCTCCCGCGGCATGCGCCGCCAGTGGTGTGGCATGGAGTCGTGCGGCAACAAGATCAAGGCCGCCGCGTACCGGGCGCGCAAGAAGTCCGCCCCCGCCGCCGCACACTGACTCCCTCTCCACACACATGAAATGTGTGTTTCTCGGTCCTTCGCAGGTTCTCCAGGACCTTTGAGGTCAAGTAGAGTCCACGCTCCCGACACGTACAGGTACATCAGAGCCTATGGTGACGAGTGGACATGCTGGACGAGCCACCTGGCGCTGACACCTATCCGCGAGCCAACCTCGGCCTGGGAACCATGCGCAGCGTCATTCATATGGAGGGAGTGAACGGTTGTGACCAGCCAATCAGCTGCCACGCTCCGATCGCGGTACGTAGCGCAAGCTGCGTCGGATCTGGAGGAGAACCGCCAGGAACAACGGGAGTTGGCGGCGAGGATCGCCGTGCTGAAGCAGGAGGAAGCCCTCCTGTCGGACATCCTCAACCTCGCCGAGCGACATGAGAGCTCCGCGGAGACACCCCGTGTCCCCGAGCAGTTGCAGGACGAACCCGCCAACACAAAGGCGAAGAAGACCACAGCCGGAACAGGCACCCGCCGTTCCGCGCCCAAGACCACTCCCCCCGCCAAGACGGCCAAGGCAGTCACGAAGGAGAAGTCGCGCCAGCCCCTGCTCGGTGACCTGCTGGCGGAACTGCTGGACCGATACGAAGAGCCGCGTCTGGCGAAGGAGT from the Streptomyces sp. NBC_00663 genome contains:
- a CDS encoding CGNR zinc finger domain-containing protein, whose translation is MNLDHVFVCGHPALDFAATLRARRSTRFEMFVTPDRLNAWYLESGLVDTITAGKEDDVQEATAVREAIYRLVTDRRLGEEYDEAALDLVNTAARKTPVTPQLTANGRLNEATPEQALATVARQAVELLSGPDVPLMKECGNPECTRVYIDRSRGMRRQWCGMESCGNKIKAAAYRARKKSAPAAAH